ACCGCGGATCCAAAACATGTTGCCTATGATCTCATCAGCCAGGCGGAACACGATGTGCTTGCGGCAAGCGTGCTCATCACTACCAGCCGGGAACTGGCGGAAGCCGTCGACAGGGAAGTGGCTGATCGTTACCACATCACCCGCAACGCCGACCGGGTGAGTCAAGCGTTGACCGGCCCGCAATCTGGCATCGTGCTGGTGGGTGATCTAGCAACAGGGATCGCGGCAGCAAACGCCTATGCGGCGGAACATTTAGAGATCCATACGAAAGACCCGGAGACTGTTGCCCAACAAATCACCAATGCTGGTGCGATCTTTGTCGGCACCTATGCGCCAGTCCCATTGGGGGATTATGCGGCAGGCAGCAACCATGTGCTGCCCACATCCGGCTCGGCGCGGTTTAACTCCGGGCTGTCAACGCACACGTTTGTAAAAGCTGTGCATGTTGTCCAGTATGACCAGCAGGCTTTGCACGATATTGCCGATACTGTCACGACCTTAGCTGAAGCGGAAGCACTTCCCGCCCACGGCGAATCCATCACTATTCGTTTCGCACAGTAGCGGCTACCCTGCGTATCCAGCACAGCATGGTGCCCATCCCTTCAACCCAGCAGAAAGCGATAACAACGTCGACTATGGCAGCACAATCGTCCACCCCTGGTGCAGAGATTACGGTAGCGGATCTGCCGCTCCGGGAGGATCTGCGCGGCAGCCACGCCTACGGGGCACCACAATTAACCGTCCCGGTGCGGTTGAACACTAACGAAAATCCTTACCCGCCATCGGCCGCGCTAGTTGCAGACTTATGTGCTGCAGTAGAGCAGGCAAGTCATACGCTGAACCGTTATCCGGATCGGGACGCGGAGGCGTTGCGTGCCGCCCTAGCTGACTATGTGTCACAACAGACAGGATGCGCGGTGAGTGCGGCGAACCTGTGGGCAGCAAACGGCTCTAACGAAGTGTTGCAGCAATTGTTGCAGGCGTTCGGCGGGCCTGGCCGGAAAGTCGTAGGGTTTGTGCCGTCCTATTCGATGCATCCGATATTGTCGGCTGGAACCTTGACGGAATTTATCGGGATTCCGCGCAAGGAAGACGACTTCACCATCGATATGGATGCAGCGCTTGCCGCAATCGACGCCCACCAGCCAGCTGTGGTGTTTATTGCCACCCCAAATAATCCGACCGGGGTCGTCACGCCACTAGCCGACATTGCCCGCATTGTGGAGCGCACCCCTGGCATTGTGATTGTCGACGAAGCCTATATGGAGTTTTCCGATTCGCCGTCGGCGGTGGAACTTATCGCATCGTATCCGGCGAAACTTGTGGTGAGTCGCACAATGAGTAAGGCTTTCGACTTTGCGGGGGCGCGGCTGGGCTATTTTGTGGCGAGCCCCGCTTTTGTGGAGGCTGTCATGCTGGTGCGGCTGCCATATCATTTGTCGACGCTGACCCAAGCAGTTGCGTTAGCCGCCTTAACACACAGCAGCGAAACCTTGGCAACCGTGGCTACGATCGCCACCGAACGGGATCGGGTCATGGATGCGTTGGTTGCCCAGGGATATGTGGTGCATCCAAGCGAAGCGAATTTTGTGTTGTTTGGCGGCTTCCACGATCAGGCGGCGGTGTGGCAGCAATTCCTCGACGAGGGTGTGCTCATTCGGGATGTGGGTGTCGCCGGCCATCTGCGGGCAACAATCGGGTTGCCGGAAGAAAACGACGCACTGCTTGCGGCGGCAGCCGCCATCGCCCCAACGGTGCTCACCAAGGCGTAAATCGGCACAGCAGCGGGACGGGCACCCGCCCGTGAGGGTGCCAGTTGTTCACTCTGGTGTAGTTCGGTCTGGTTTGCCCCAGCACCTGGTGTGGGATGGCAGATGGCACGACGAGTCCTGCACCCAGTTATGCCGTAAACAATGCCTATCCGGGGCTATATGGTAGACGCGATAACCTGTTGCCCGGTAGGTTGAACCAATGCCCATGGTGCAACGATGCGGTATGCCGGTAGACACTGCACTGTGTGTGCGGTGAGTTGCAGATGATGCACTGTGCTGCCGCTTGCATGAGTTTCATTTTTTGATTTCCGGCTCCTGCGATGCTTTTCCTGCAAGGTGGTGTCGCCGGTGGTGGGGAGAGGATCACAACAACGATCATGGAATCGCACACAACAACCCGGGTTGGTGAGGTGCGCCGCACCACGGGCGAATCAGACATTACTGTGCGCATTGATCTGGACGGTTCGGGGCGCTGCGATATTGCCACCGGTTTGCCGTTTTTCGACCATATGCTGCACGCCTTCGGGGTGCATGGGTTATTCGATCTCACCGTGCAAGCCGCCGGTGATATTGCGGTCGATGCCCACCACACCGTCGAAGACACTGCGATTGTGCTCGGCCAAGCACTGCGCCAGGCGCTAGGGGACAAGGCAGGTATTCGCCGTTTTGGTTCCTGTCAGCTGCCCATGGATGAAACCTTAGTGGAGGCAGTCGTCGATGTTTCCGGTCGGCCGTACACAGTGTTTCGGGGGGAGCCCGATGCGATGCAAGTGGCGGTGATCGGTGGCCACTATGCGACGGTAATCAATCAGCATTTCTTCGAATCATTAAGTTTTCATGCGCAGCTGGCGCTGCATGTCATTGTGCATTCAGGTCGTGATCCGCACCATATCACCGAGGCTGAATATAAGGCGGTGGCGCGGGCAATCCGGGCGGCGGTGGAACCCGATCCGCGGGTAGTGGGAATTCCGTCAACGAAAGGGGTGCTGTAGATGGTTACTGCGGCTGCTGAGGCGACAAGTTCCGATAGTTGGTTGATTTATCTGCTGTTTATTGCGGCAGGGTTCCTGGTTGGTGGCGCGTGGGCTGCATGGCAGCAGCGCATCATCTGGTTGACGGTGGTCACCGCGGTGGTGGCTGCAATCGTCGCCGGGGTGGCGCTGACCTGGCTGATCGGGGAGGTTGCATAGCTCGTGGCCAAACCCTTGCACACCGTGGCTGCCGCCGGATCCCAGTCGTTGTTGAAAACCCCGGGGATGCTGAAAACACTGCTGGCGGTTGCTAGCGCCTTTGGTTCCTGGTCGCTGCTGCTGCCGGTGGTGCCGCTGGCCGTGATCCAAGCCGGCGGCTCGGAGACCCTGGCTGGTGGCACCACTGCGGCTTTTATGGCCACCACTGTGGTAACCCAATGGTTCACCCCGCAGCTGGTGCGCCGCTTCGGCTATATTGCGGTGATGGTAGCCAGTGCGTTCATTTTGGGCGGGCCGTCATTTCTTTATGCGTTTTCGGTCGATCCGCTGCCGGTGCTGCTGATCTCTGCGGTGCGGGGTGTGGGTTTTGGGGCGATCTGTGTGGCGCAGGCTGCGCTTATTGCGGAACTCGTTGTTCCAGCGCTGCTGGGGAAAGCCTCTGGCACATTAGGGTTCGTGATCGGTCTGGTGCAAATGATCATGCTGCCGGTGGGGCTGTATTTAGCCGAACATGTCGGCTTCACCTTCACCTATGTCACCGCGTCGGTGGTGGCACTTGCTGCAACTGCACTCTGTATCACCTTGCCGAAGGTGGCGCCGGCACCGAAACATGATGTGGCGAATGCTGGCGGGTTGCCGCCGGTAGCCACCTGGAAACTCATCACCATTCCCGCGTTGGCGGTCGGCACCTTCGCCATGGGATATGGGGCGGTGTCGTCCTTTGTGCCGGCAGCAATCGGCCAAGCTGATCCAGCGCGGGGCGCCACCATTGCCGGTATTGTGCTGGCGGTTGCCGCCGGTTCACAGATGCTGTGCCGCTATGCGGCAGGACTGATTGCTGACCGGCGCGGCATGGCTGGGGTCACCACCTTCCCGTCGCTGATTGCCGGGGTGGTTGGTTTGGCGTTGATGGCACTGATTTTGGGGTTTGGTATCTCCCCATGGTGGATGATTGTTGCGGCCGCCCTCTTCGGTGGCGGCTTCGGGGCGGTGCAAAACGAAGCACTATTGATGATGTTTGCTCGGCTGCCCCGTTCCCGGGTTACTGACGCATCAGCCCTGTGGAACATGTCCTATGACGGGGGCACCGGGATTGGGGCAGTCGCACTTGGGGTGGTTGCCGGATCGTTAGCCTATGCGGGAATGTTCGGGGTTGCCGCCGGCATTATCGCCTTCGGCCTATTTAGTGTGTGGATTGATCGGCAACTTGGTCGGCACCGTATCGCGGAACGCAATAACACCCGTGCCCGGCTGCGACAGGTTCCCGCCGCCCGGAAAGCCTACTATGGGGCGAAAGCTGTGGGTCGTGCCTCCAAGAAACCGGTGCATTTTGCCGGTGATCTGGCGCGAAGCACGAAACGTGTCGCCGAAACTGGGGTAAAACTCGTCCCCATCGGACACACCAGCAAACCCGGTCAGACTGGTGACACGGCCGACACCGGCACCGAAACAGTGGAAATCCGGAATGCGAAAAAAGCCAAAGCAAAACAGCAAGCATTCCGGCGCAAAGACCGCAAACTGCGGCAGCAAACAGGCAGCATCGGGCAAGGGGCAGCCACCGATTCCACGAGTAGCGGCGACGCCTCCCGGGCGGAACAATCGGCAGCCCGGCGTGCTGCCGGCCGCAGCGGCCGGGCGGAACGAAAATTCCTCCGCCGCTTCGACCACGGCGACAACCGCTAGAGTGCGCCTGGCTGCCGGTGCATCGCCGCCCAACCCCACATCGTTGCCAGTGATCACCCTCACACAATAGGAGGTATCCCCAAAAGACCAGGCATGTGCCGACCGGCTCGCCTACAATTTGGGCGAACCCTGAACGCTTCGCCCGCCGCAATGTTACTGTGGCCGACCCGTGATGATGTTGGCGCCGCCTGACATCCAGTCGCTTTAACCCAACGTGGCCGGCGCCGCATCGTAGGAATTCAGCAACCCGTGAACGTTTTCACTCAAAGGAATCTGGATGACGAAACCAACCGTTGCCCTGCTCGACTATGGGGCAGGCAACCTTCGATCCGCCTACCGGGCACTGGTGCGCACCGGTGCTGAGGTAACAGTCACCAGCGACCCGGATACAGTCCTGGGCGCCGACGGGCTTGTTGTTCCCGGGGTGGGGGCGTTTGCCGCCTGTATGCAAGGGCTGCAAGCTATTTATGGGCCACGGCTGATCGGCCAACGGCTGGCCGGTGGCCGGCCAGTACTTGGGATCTGTGTCGGCATGCAGGTGATGTTCACCACCGGTGATGAACATGGCATCACCGCTCGCGGCTGTGACCAGTGGCCCGGCCAAGTGGAACGGCTACACAGCGATCGGCTACCCCACATGGGTTGGAACACGGTAGAACAACCCGCCGACTCCACGATGTTCGCTGGAATCGACCACGATGCACGCTTCTATTTCGTGCACTCCTATGGGGTGCGGGAATTCCCTGCCGAAACCGACGACATTATCGCCCCACCGAAAGTCGCGTGGGCATCCCACGGCGGTGACCGATTCGTGGCCGCAGTCGACAACGATGCGCTGTGGGCATGCCAATTCCATCCGGAAAAATCTGGCGAAGTTGGCCTGCAGCTGCTCACCAACTGGGTTGGAATCCTGTAGCAACCACACCCAGCCCCTG
The Corynebacterium choanae DNA segment above includes these coding regions:
- a CDS encoding histidinol-phosphate transaminase; the encoded protein is MAAQSSTPGAEITVADLPLREDLRGSHAYGAPQLTVPVRLNTNENPYPPSAALVADLCAAVEQASHTLNRYPDRDAEALRAALADYVSQQTGCAVSAANLWAANGSNEVLQQLLQAFGGPGRKVVGFVPSYSMHPILSAGTLTEFIGIPRKEDDFTIDMDAALAAIDAHQPAVVFIATPNNPTGVVTPLADIARIVERTPGIVIVDEAYMEFSDSPSAVELIASYPAKLVVSRTMSKAFDFAGARLGYFVASPAFVEAVMLVRLPYHLSTLTQAVALAALTHSSETLATVATIATERDRVMDALVAQGYVVHPSEANFVLFGGFHDQAAVWQQFLDEGVLIRDVGVAGHLRATIGLPEENDALLAAAAAIAPTVLTKA
- the hisB gene encoding imidazoleglycerol-phosphate dehydratase HisB — translated: MESHTTTRVGEVRRTTGESDITVRIDLDGSGRCDIATGLPFFDHMLHAFGVHGLFDLTVQAAGDIAVDAHHTVEDTAIVLGQALRQALGDKAGIRRFGSCQLPMDETLVEAVVDVSGRPYTVFRGEPDAMQVAVIGGHYATVINQHFFESLSFHAQLALHVIVHSGRDPHHITEAEYKAVARAIRAAVEPDPRVVGIPSTKGVL
- a CDS encoding MFS transporter translates to MAKPLHTVAAAGSQSLLKTPGMLKTLLAVASAFGSWSLLLPVVPLAVIQAGGSETLAGGTTAAFMATTVVTQWFTPQLVRRFGYIAVMVASAFILGGPSFLYAFSVDPLPVLLISAVRGVGFGAICVAQAALIAELVVPALLGKASGTLGFVIGLVQMIMLPVGLYLAEHVGFTFTYVTASVVALAATALCITLPKVAPAPKHDVANAGGLPPVATWKLITIPALAVGTFAMGYGAVSSFVPAAIGQADPARGATIAGIVLAVAAGSQMLCRYAAGLIADRRGMAGVTTFPSLIAGVVGLALMALILGFGISPWWMIVAAALFGGGFGAVQNEALLMMFARLPRSRVTDASALWNMSYDGGTGIGAVALGVVAGSLAYAGMFGVAAGIIAFGLFSVWIDRQLGRHRIAERNNTRARLRQVPAARKAYYGAKAVGRASKKPVHFAGDLARSTKRVAETGVKLVPIGHTSKPGQTGDTADTGTETVEIRNAKKAKAKQQAFRRKDRKLRQQTGSIGQGAATDSTSSGDASRAEQSAARRAAGRSGRAERKFLRRFDHGDNR
- the hisH gene encoding imidazole glycerol phosphate synthase subunit HisH; its protein translation is MTKPTVALLDYGAGNLRSAYRALVRTGAEVTVTSDPDTVLGADGLVVPGVGAFAACMQGLQAIYGPRLIGQRLAGGRPVLGICVGMQVMFTTGDEHGITARGCDQWPGQVERLHSDRLPHMGWNTVEQPADSTMFAGIDHDARFYFVHSYGVREFPAETDDIIAPPKVAWASHGGDRFVAAVDNDALWACQFHPEKSGEVGLQLLTNWVGIL